A portion of the Micromonospora sp. R77 genome contains these proteins:
- a CDS encoding phosphoribosyltransferase family protein translates to PPGPDTVVVLLDDIVTTGVTLAAMSRVLHAAGMPPFGAAVLAATQKRRHW, encoded by the coding sequence CCCCCCGGGCCCGGACACCGTCGTGGTGCTGCTCGACGACATCGTCACCACCGGGGTGACCCTGGCGGCGATGAGTCGGGTCTTGCACGCCGCGGGAATGCCGCCATTCGGCGCGGCGGTGCTCGCCGCAACGCAAAAACGGCGCCATTGGTGA